From one Sphingomonas carotinifaciens genomic stretch:
- a CDS encoding GIY-YIG nuclease family protein, producing MAASRDRNPAWSRDETILLLDLYLRHPSAEARHPEVAALSATLRDLASETGTPRPETFRNPVGIAMKLRNLAQQDPAFQQSGRAGLGHGNRLNAEIWRLLANDPVALAAEVKRVRHDIATQIEGPGGRTPSRGPVPTFGSFGVARSDGETQVYVLTLNGFRSWLASRHDVPHGFDILKVGISNDVERRLGELNAGLPAVLDLRWRKYWSIVLPVASDAYMIEQAVLSSVEERGWSGGGEFVIAPAEQLVAQILATLHELAPEGPTART from the coding sequence GTGGCGGCGTCGCGCGACCGAAATCCCGCCTGGTCGCGCGACGAGACCATCCTGCTGCTGGACCTCTACCTCCGACATCCGTCGGCAGAGGCGCGACACCCGGAGGTCGCGGCGCTGTCCGCGACGCTGCGCGACCTCGCCAGCGAAACCGGAACGCCCCGGCCCGAGACCTTCCGCAACCCCGTAGGTATCGCCATGAAGCTGCGGAACCTCGCGCAGCAGGATCCCGCATTCCAGCAGAGCGGAAGAGCGGGCCTTGGCCACGGGAACCGCCTCAACGCGGAGATCTGGCGACTGCTAGCGAACGATCCGGTCGCGCTCGCCGCGGAGGTAAAACGGGTAAGGCATGACATAGCGACGCAGATCGAGGGGCCCGGCGGGCGAACGCCGAGCCGTGGTCCCGTCCCGACCTTCGGCTCCTTCGGCGTGGCACGGTCCGATGGTGAGACGCAGGTCTACGTCCTGACCCTGAACGGCTTCCGAAGCTGGCTTGCCAGCAGGCATGACGTGCCGCACGGATTCGACATCCTGAAGGTTGGCATATCGAACGACGTAGAGCGGCGCCTGGGCGAGCTTAACGCCGGCCTCCCGGCCGTGCTGGACCTTCGCTGGCGCAAGTACTGGTCTATAGTTCTTCCAGTGGCGTCCGACGCCTACATGATCGAGCAGGCTGTGCTCAGCAGCGTCGAGGAGCGAGGCTGGTCTGGTGGCGGCGAGTTCGTGATCGCGCCGGCAGAGCAACTCGTAGCCCAAATCCTGGCCACGCTGCACGAGCTCGCTCCGGAAGGCCCAACCGCTAGAACTTGA
- a CDS encoding IS3 family transposase (programmed frameshift), with protein MASTTKRRFTDEFKREAVALWETSGRLQTEVAAELGIMPTMLRRWQRKQQESSAPPASPAAKPPVSTMASPADQASEIARLRRELDRARMERDNLKKSRRHLCGDAAVKFAFIEQHASTWPVNVMCRMLGVSRSGFYDWRSRAPSARTTANLALLQDVRRLQARHHGRYGSPRIHAALRAEGYQCSRGRVERLMRRHRIRALAGRRFRPCTTDSRHYLPIAPNLLAQCFVATAPNQIWLADITYIATGEGWLYLAAVLDLATRKIVGWSMRDHMRTELPLAAMMMAAQRQRPAPGLICHSDRGSQYAAGAYVDYLSAIRAVPSMSRTGNCYDNAPMESFFHTLKVELVHQCRWATQSEARQALFGYIEGYYNRHRMHSALGYLTPEQAEQRMTG; from the exons ATGGCGAGTACGACAAAACGTCGGTTCACGGACGAGTTCAAGCGCGAGGCGGTGGCGCTGTGGGAGACGAGCGGTCGCTTGCAGACCGAGGTGGCGGCGGAGCTGGGGATCATGCCGACGATGCTGCGTCGCTGGCAGCGAAAGCAGCAGGAGAGCAGCGCCCCGCCGGCAAGCCCGGCGGCGAAGCCGCCAGTATCGACCATGGCGTCGCCAGCGGATCAGGCGTCCGAGATTGCACGGTTGCGGCGCGAGCTGGACCGTGCGCGGATGGAGCGCGACA ATCTTAAAAAAAGCCGTCGGCATCTTTGCGGAGATGCCGCGGTGAAGTTCGCCTTTATCGAGCAGCATGCGTCCACTTGGCCGGTGAACGTCATGTGCCGCATGCTCGGCGTGTCGCGCAGCGGCTTTTACGACTGGCGTAGTCGCGCACCGAGCGCTCGGACGACAGCAAACCTGGCCCTGCTGCAAGATGTCCGCCGCCTCCAGGCGCGCCATCATGGACGATATGGCTCGCCGAGGATACATGCCGCCCTGCGGGCGGAGGGCTATCAGTGCAGCCGTGGCCGCGTTGAACGGCTGATGCGCCGCCATCGGATCCGCGCGCTGGCAGGCCGCCGGTTCCGGCCCTGCACGACCGACAGCCGCCACTATCTGCCGATCGCGCCGAACCTGCTGGCGCAGTGCTTCGTGGCAACCGCGCCGAACCAGATCTGGCTTGCCGACATCACCTACATCGCGACCGGCGAGGGCTGGCTGTATCTGGCCGCGGTACTCGACCTGGCGACACGCAAGATCGTTGGTTGGTCGATGCGCGATCACATGCGGACCGAACTGCCGCTCGCGGCGATGATGATGGCCGCTCAGCGGCAGCGTCCAGCGCCCGGCCTCATCTGCCACTCGGATCGCGGGTCGCAATACGCAGCCGGGGCCTATGTCGATTACCTGTCGGCGATCCGCGCCGTGCCCTCGATGAGCCGCACCGGCAATTGCTACGATAATGCCCCGATGGAAAGTTTCTTCCACACCCTGAAGGTCGAGCTGGTCCATCAATGCCGATGGGCCACCCAGTCGGAAGCCCGACAGGCGCTGTTCGGATACATCGAAGGCTACTACAATCGGCATCGTATGCATTCGGCCCTCGGGTATCTAACCCCCGAGCAAGCCGAGCAGCGCATGACCGGCTAA
- the pcaF gene encoding 3-oxoadipyl-CoA thiolase produces the protein MPDAYLCDAVRTPIGRLNGALSSVRADDLAAIPLRALMERNRHVDWEAIDDVLLGCANQAGEDNRNVARMAVLLAGLPDAVPGGTINRLCGSGLNAVGSAAQAIRSGDAELMIAGGVESMTRAPYAMGKATAAFDRTQKIEDTTLGWRFVNPAMQAAYGVDTMPQTAENVADQWQVGREEQDAFALASQQKAAAAIASGRMAAEIVPVTIPQRKGDPIIFAQDEHPRATSLEALAKLKPVVRADGTVTAGNASGLNDGAAAMLIASEAAAVQHGLTPRARILGMASSGIAPRVMGAGPIEAARKLSRITGVALDQLDVIELNEAFAAQAIATLRDLNIAPDDPRVNRNGGAIALGHPLGMSGARIAMSAAEELRRTGGRYAMAFMCIGVGQGLALLLERS, from the coding sequence ATGCCCGACGCTTACCTTTGCGACGCGGTTCGTACCCCGATCGGCCGCTTGAACGGCGCGCTGTCGAGCGTGCGTGCCGACGACCTCGCCGCGATTCCGTTACGCGCGCTGATGGAGCGTAACCGGCACGTCGACTGGGAAGCGATCGACGACGTCCTGCTCGGCTGCGCCAACCAGGCGGGCGAGGACAATCGCAACGTCGCGCGCATGGCGGTGCTGCTCGCCGGACTGCCTGATGCGGTGCCGGGCGGCACGATCAACCGGCTGTGCGGATCGGGCTTGAACGCCGTCGGCAGTGCTGCCCAGGCGATCCGTAGTGGCGATGCCGAACTGATGATCGCGGGCGGGGTCGAGAGCATGACCCGTGCGCCTTATGCTATGGGCAAGGCCACCGCCGCCTTCGATCGCACGCAGAAGATCGAGGACACGACGCTTGGCTGGCGCTTCGTCAACCCTGCGATGCAGGCGGCCTACGGCGTCGATACCATGCCGCAGACCGCCGAGAACGTCGCCGACCAATGGCAGGTCGGTCGCGAGGAGCAGGACGCTTTCGCTCTCGCCAGCCAGCAAAAGGCCGCCGCCGCGATCGCCAGCGGACGCATGGCCGCCGAGATCGTCCCCGTCACTATCCCCCAGCGCAAGGGGGATCCGATCATCTTCGCCCAGGACGAACATCCGCGCGCCACCAGCCTCGAAGCGCTTGCGAAACTGAAGCCCGTCGTCCGCGCCGACGGTACGGTCACGGCGGGCAATGCTTCGGGCCTCAACGATGGTGCTGCTGCGATGCTGATCGCGTCCGAAGCAGCGGCGGTCCAACACGGCCTCACACCCCGCGCCCGTATTCTCGGCATGGCGTCGTCGGGCATCGCGCCACGGGTGATGGGTGCCGGACCGATCGAGGCGGCGCGCAAGCTCTCCCGCATCACCGGGGTCGCCCTTGACCAACTCGACGTCATCGAACTCAACGAAGCCTTTGCCGCGCAGGCGATCGCGACGCTCCGCGACCTGAACATCGCTCCCGACGACCCTCGCGTGAACCGCAACGGCGGAGCGATCGCACTCGGACATCCGCTTGGTATGTCGGGTGCCCGCATCGCGATGAGTGCAGCGGAGGAACTGCGTCGTACTGGCGGCCGCTATGCGATGGCCTTCATGTGCATCGGTGTAGGGCAGGGGCTCGCTTTGCTTCTGGAGCGGAGTTAA